A section of the Quatrionicoccus australiensis genome encodes:
- a CDS encoding Bcr/CflA family multidrug efflux MFS transporter produces MTHSAIDPAREGRFILLLGALVAFGPLAIDLYLPALPAIASGLAASAEAVQLSITVFLAGFSLGMLFYGPLSDRYGRRTVMLSGIALFAAASLACMLATAVEQLIVARFVQALGGGAASVLARAVVRDVYTPTEAIRKLSLMAMVTAIAPLLAPLLGSLLLVQFGWRGTFAAVVLWGVLSLLVVWFQLPETLPAGQRGQLPLSRAFAIYGSLLVDPVALGLMLAGGMSFAAMFAYITASPFYFIELHGFSPFAYGLLFASNAVGIFAANYVNSRLVKAQGPAVMAGFGSGLGFLGALLLWVAAGVNDALPAVIVGLFMVVSMTGLLGANCVGLLMARYPQNAGAAAALFGASQFGLGMLASAAVSYTHDGSGRPMAWVILVTAAASLAGYLLFRRAAR; encoded by the coding sequence ATGACCCATTCCGCTATCGATCCGGCCCGCGAGGGCCGTTTTATTTTGTTGCTCGGCGCGCTGGTCGCCTTCGGGCCGCTTGCCATCGACCTCTATTTGCCGGCGCTGCCGGCCATCGCCAGCGGTCTGGCGGCGTCGGCCGAGGCCGTGCAGTTGTCGATCACCGTGTTCCTCGCCGGCTTTTCGCTGGGCATGCTGTTCTACGGGCCGCTTTCCGACCGTTACGGCCGGCGTACGGTGATGCTCTCCGGCATCGCGCTGTTTGCCGCGGCCAGCCTGGCCTGCATGCTGGCGACGGCGGTCGAGCAACTGATCGTCGCCCGCTTCGTCCAGGCGCTCGGCGGCGGTGCGGCCTCGGTGCTGGCGCGCGCCGTGGTGCGCGACGTGTACACGCCGACCGAGGCGATCCGCAAGCTGTCGCTGATGGCCATGGTGACGGCGATTGCGCCGTTGCTGGCACCGCTGCTCGGCAGCCTGCTGCTCGTCCAGTTCGGCTGGCGCGGCACCTTCGCCGCGGTCGTGCTGTGGGGCGTGCTCAGCCTGTTGGTCGTCTGGTTCCAGTTGCCGGAAACCCTGCCCGCCGGCCAGCGCGGTCAACTGCCGCTGAGCCGCGCTTTTGCCATCTACGGCAGCCTGCTCGTCGATCCGGTGGCGCTTGGCCTGATGCTGGCCGGCGGCATGTCCTTCGCCGCGATGTTCGCCTACATCACGGCCAGCCCCTTCTATTTCATCGAACTGCACGGCTTTTCGCCCTTTGCCTACGGCCTGCTCTTTGCCAGCAACGCGGTCGGCATCTTCGCCGCCAATTACGTGAACAGCCGTCTGGTCAAGGCCCAGGGGCCGGCGGTGATGGCCGGATTCGGCAGCGGCCTGGGCTTTTTGGGGGCGCTGCTCCTGTGGGTGGCGGCCGGCGTGAATGACGCATTGCCAGCGGTGATCGTCGGCCTCTTCATGGTGGTCAGCATGACCGGCCTGCTCGGCGCCAATTGCGTCGGCCTGCTCATGGCGCGCTATCCGCAGAACGCCGGTGCCGCCGCAGCGCTGTTCGGCGCCAGCCAGTTTGGCCTCGGCATGCTGGCCAGCGCGGCGGTCAGTTACACTCACGACGGCAGCGGCCGGCCGATGGCCTGGGTCATCCTGGTAACTGCCGCCGCCTCGCTCGCCGGCTACCTGCTGTTCCGGCGCGCGGCGCGCTGA
- a CDS encoding MFS transporter, producing MALPAGMRALAHRNFRLYFLGQAVSILGSWIQQVALSWLVYRLTGSAALLGVTAFCALIPQLVVGPLAGAWIDKQDKKKWLLRIQSLLALQAFVLAALTASGLITTGFIIAMSLTLGILNSFDTPLRQSMIGGFVGSRDDLPNALALNAMLFNSGRFVGPPIAGLLVGLTSEAACFAINGLSFLALIGGLLCIEVKATAKASGSVGQVFKEGILYAWQTWTVRMLIITLIGLNLTASAYAVLLPVFARDVFAGDATTLGWLWGAAGCGAFASTIFLATRKTVPGLIGAVVAGTAIAAAALLVFGLTPHLPLALAAMTGLGFGISVCNVGINMLLQSMAPDHLRGRIVSFFTSARFGFDALGGLLAGFVAVGLGAGNTLLGEGVVLAGFVVFLLTRRARLAATVSAAHGEKT from the coding sequence ATGGCTCTCCCCGCCGGCATGCGCGCCCTGGCGCACCGTAATTTCCGTTTGTATTTCCTCGGCCAGGCGGTGTCCATCCTCGGTTCGTGGATCCAGCAGGTGGCGCTTTCCTGGCTGGTTTACCGCTTGACCGGTTCGGCCGCGCTGCTCGGCGTCACTGCCTTCTGCGCACTGATTCCGCAACTCGTCGTCGGGCCGCTGGCCGGCGCCTGGATCGACAAGCAGGACAAGAAGAAGTGGCTGCTGCGCATCCAGTCGCTGCTCGCGCTGCAGGCCTTCGTGCTGGCGGCGCTGACCGCCTCGGGCCTGATCACCACCGGCTTCATCATTGCCATGTCGCTGACCCTGGGCATCCTCAACAGCTTTGATACGCCATTGCGCCAGTCGATGATCGGCGGCTTCGTCGGCAGCCGTGACGACCTGCCCAACGCGCTGGCGCTCAATGCCATGCTGTTCAATTCCGGGCGCTTCGTCGGCCCGCCGATCGCCGGCCTGCTGGTCGGCCTGACCTCGGAAGCGGCCTGTTTCGCGATCAACGGCCTGTCCTTCCTGGCGCTGATCGGCGGTTTGCTGTGCATCGAGGTCAAGGCGACGGCCAAGGCGAGCGGCTCGGTCGGCCAGGTCTTCAAGGAGGGCATTTTGTATGCCTGGCAGACGTGGACCGTACGCATGCTGATCATCACGCTGATCGGCCTCAACCTGACCGCTTCGGCCTACGCCGTGCTGCTGCCGGTCTTCGCGCGCGACGTCTTTGCCGGCGACGCGACGACGCTGGGTTGGTTGTGGGGCGCTGCCGGCTGCGGCGCCTTCGCTTCGACCATTTTTCTTGCAACGCGCAAGACGGTGCCCGGCCTGATCGGCGCTGTCGTTGCCGGCACCGCGATTGCCGCCGCTGCGCTGCTCGTCTTCGGCCTGACGCCGCACCTGCCGCTGGCGCTGGCGGCGATGACCGGGCTCGGCTTCGGCATCTCGGTGTGCAATGTCGGCATCAACATGCTGCTGCAGAGCATGGCGCCCGATCATCTGCGCGGCCGCATCGTCTCCTTCTTCACTTCGGCCCGCTTCGGCTTCGACGCGCTCGGCGGCCTGCTCGCCGGCTTTGTCGCGGTCGGCCTCGGCGCCGGCAACACCCTGCTCGGCGAAGGCGTCGTCCTTGCCGGTTTCGTCGTCTTCCTGCTGACCCGCCGCGCCCGCCTGGCGGCGACGGTGTCGGCAGCGCATGGAGAAAAAACCTGA
- a CDS encoding PQQ-dependent dehydrogenase, methanol/ethanol family has protein sequence MVKSKSNRRLAAGVLALALACSFAGPAAAGTAANVDAQRIINADREPGNWLAHGRTYDEQRFSPLRQVNDQNVDQLGVAWTYKLDIDRGVEATPIVVDGVMYTTGPWSIVYALDARNGKLLWKYDPKVKPEVLGQGCCDTVNRGVAVWKGRVYVGTFDGRLVALNASTGKEVWSVDTIIDHKKSYTVTGAPRIVKGKVLIGNGGAEFGVRGYLTAYDAETGKEAWRFYTVPGDPAQPPESRAMEMALKTWYGNNWVKWGGGGTVWDSMSYDSELNQLYVGVGNGSPWNHKFRSEGKGDNLFLSSIVSINPDTGEYNWHYQTTPADKWDYTATQHMILADIKLKGVERKVLMQAPKNGFFYVLDRKTGELLSADKYVPANWATHVDMATGRPVLTKEGDYLDGDGTKLVSPSFLGGHNWHPMSFNPKTGLVYIPAQESVAGLEPQKEPLFIPNKSVVNLGLEVPDLPEDPKIEAAIRDMWKGRLLAWDPAQQKAVWSKEFKSAWNGGTLSTAGNLLFQGTADGRVIAYAADTGKELWIRKVNSGVMAAPITYTVHGEQYVAFMVGWGGAFTHITGPMSLSAQVKPESSVVVFKLDGKGRIPPAKPVLREIPATPALTATEEQLKGVRTMFNGLCGSCHGLNAVSGGVVPDLRYLSKEKHENFKGILSGARLNRGMPNFSNILKPADMELLHQYVIKRTNDLRQAVQAN, from the coding sequence GTGGTTAAATCAAAATCAAACAGGCGTCTGGCGGCCGGGGTGCTGGCACTGGCGCTGGCCTGCAGTTTCGCCGGGCCAGCCGCCGCCGGTACTGCCGCCAATGTCGATGCGCAACGCATCATCAACGCCGACCGCGAGCCGGGTAACTGGCTGGCGCATGGCCGGACCTACGACGAGCAGCGTTTCAGCCCGCTGCGCCAGGTCAATGATCAGAATGTCGATCAACTGGGCGTGGCCTGGACCTACAAGCTCGACATCGATCGCGGCGTCGAGGCGACCCCGATCGTCGTCGATGGCGTGATGTATACGACCGGGCCGTGGAGCATCGTTTACGCGCTCGACGCCCGTAACGGCAAGCTGCTCTGGAAGTACGACCCGAAGGTCAAGCCGGAGGTGCTCGGGCAGGGCTGTTGCGATACCGTCAATCGCGGTGTCGCGGTGTGGAAGGGGCGCGTCTATGTCGGCACCTTCGACGGCCGCCTGGTGGCGCTCAATGCGTCGACCGGCAAGGAAGTCTGGTCGGTCGACACCATCATCGACCACAAAAAGAGTTACACCGTCACCGGCGCGCCGCGCATCGTCAAGGGCAAGGTCCTGATCGGCAACGGCGGCGCCGAGTTCGGCGTGCGCGGCTACCTGACCGCCTACGATGCGGAAACCGGCAAGGAAGCCTGGCGCTTCTACACCGTGCCGGGCGACCCGGCTCAGCCGCCGGAATCGCGCGCCATGGAAATGGCACTCAAGACCTGGTACGGCAACAACTGGGTCAAGTGGGGCGGTGGCGGTACCGTGTGGGATTCGATGTCCTACGATTCCGAGCTGAACCAGCTCTACGTCGGCGTCGGCAACGGCTCGCCGTGGAATCACAAGTTCCGCAGCGAAGGCAAGGGCGACAACCTGTTCCTCTCGTCCATCGTCTCGATCAACCCGGACACCGGCGAGTACAACTGGCACTACCAGACGACGCCGGCCGACAAGTGGGATTACACCGCGACCCAGCACATGATCCTTGCCGACATCAAGCTCAAGGGCGTCGAGCGCAAGGTGCTGATGCAGGCGCCCAAGAACGGCTTCTTCTATGTGCTCGACCGCAAGACCGGCGAGTTGCTGTCGGCCGACAAATACGTTCCGGCCAACTGGGCGACGCACGTCGACATGGCAACCGGCCGTCCGGTGCTGACCAAGGAAGGCGACTATCTGGATGGCGACGGGACCAAGCTGGTCAGCCCGAGCTTCCTCGGCGGCCACAACTGGCACCCGATGTCCTTCAATCCGAAGACCGGCCTGGTCTACATTCCGGCGCAGGAAAGCGTGGCCGGCCTTGAGCCGCAGAAGGAGCCTCTGTTCATCCCGAACAAGTCGGTGGTCAATCTCGGCCTTGAGGTGCCGGATTTGCCGGAAGACCCGAAGATCGAGGCAGCGATCCGCGACATGTGGAAAGGTCGTCTGCTCGCCTGGGATCCGGCACAGCAGAAGGCGGTCTGGTCCAAGGAGTTCAAGTCGGCCTGGAACGGTGGCACGCTGAGCACGGCCGGCAACCTGCTCTTCCAGGGAACGGCCGACGGGCGCGTCATCGCCTATGCCGCGGATACGGGCAAGGAGCTGTGGATACGCAAGGTCAATTCCGGCGTGATGGCGGCGCCGATCACTTACACGGTGCACGGCGAGCAATACGTTGCCTTCATGGTCGGCTGGGGTGGCGCCTTCACCCACATCACCGGCCCGATGTCGCTCAGCGCGCAGGTCAAGCCGGAGTCGAGCGTGGTCGTCTTCAAACTCGATGGCAAAGGCAGGATTCCGCCCGCCAAGCCGGTCCTGCGCGAAATACCCGCGACGCCGGCGTTGACCGCGACGGAGGAGCAGTTGAAGGGCGTGCGTACGATGTTCAACGGCTTGTGCGGTTCCTGTCATGGGCTCAATGCCGTGAGCGGCGGCGTCGTCCCCGATCTGCGCTACCTGTCGAAGGAAAAGCACGAAAACTTCAAGGGCATTCTCAGCGGCGCCCGCCTCAATCGCGGCATGCCCAATTTCTCCAACATCCTCAAGCCGGCGGACATGGAGCTGCTGCACCAGTACGTGATCAAGCGCACCAACGACCTGCGTCAGGCCGTCCAGGCCAACTAA
- a CDS encoding MAPEG family protein — MHPVALYCTAALGGLLFLLGLSVSILRFRSGIGAGPSDERNSLLNRVIRAHANTAEFAPFLGVIFLYFGWRGPSSVVVNLIIAATVCRFLLVVGLVAWPSLGRPNPARFVGALGTYLCGAALCAAMVASI; from the coding sequence ATGCATCCCGTCGCTCTCTATTGCACCGCCGCCCTTGGCGGCCTGCTTTTCCTGCTCGGCCTGTCCGTCTCCATCCTGCGCTTTCGCAGCGGCATTGGCGCCGGGCCGTCCGACGAGCGCAATTCGCTGCTCAACCGGGTGATCCGGGCGCATGCCAATACCGCCGAGTTCGCGCCCTTTCTCGGCGTGATCTTTCTCTATTTCGGCTGGCGTGGCCCGTCCAGTGTGGTGGTCAACCTGATCATCGCCGCCACCGTCTGCCGCTTCCTGCTCGTCGTCGGCCTGGTGGCCTGGCCCAGCCTCGGCCGCCCGAACCCGGCCCGTTTTGTCGGGGCGCTCGGTACTTATCTGTGTGGTGCGGCCTTGTGCGCAGCGATGGTGGCAAGCATCTGA
- a CDS encoding GlcG/HbpS family heme-binding protein: MDIEMIASLGLGTADELADLALAAAAEAGVKVCVAVVDRAGYPLVFKRHPGAYFHAIDIALDKAYTVVSFGSATAKWDARLAKGSEMLRHGLMQRERFVGFGGGLPVKHEGVLVGAIGVSGGSEAQDVQIAEAALAGLLAG; encoded by the coding sequence ATGGATATCGAAATGATCGCTTCGCTCGGCCTGGGTACGGCCGACGAGCTGGCCGACCTGGCCCTGGCCGCTGCGGCCGAAGCCGGCGTAAAAGTCTGTGTGGCGGTGGTCGACCGTGCGGGCTACCCGCTGGTCTTCAAACGTCACCCCGGCGCGTATTTCCACGCCATCGACATCGCCCTCGACAAGGCCTACACCGTGGTCAGCTTCGGCTCGGCCACCGCCAAATGGGACGCCCGTCTCGCCAAAGGCTCGGAGATGTTGCGCCATGGCTTGATGCAGCGCGAACGCTTCGTCGGCTTCGGCGGCGGCCTGCCGGTCAAACACGAAGGCGTGCTGGTCGGCGCGATTGGGGTTTCCGGCGGCAGCGAAGCGCAGGACGTGCAAATCGCCGAGGCGGCGCTGGCGGGCCTGCTTGCGGGCTGA
- a CDS encoding aldehyde dehydrogenase family protein produces the protein MSELPLYSMIIDGKPVLAATTFDVINPASGAAFARVAAGDATHVDAAVAAARAAFPGWAALPDGERSRLIGALAEVLQANMPELMRLVTLETGKPQDGLNHVGAGMEVGGAIAWTQATSQLALPVEVVQDNAEARVEVHRKPLGVVGSITPWNWPLMIAIWHIMPALRAGNTVVLKPSELTPVTTARFVELANAVLPPGVLNLVTGAAGSAVGPAMTTHPGIEKIVFTGSTATGRKIMGNAAATLKRLTLELGGNDAGIVLPDVDVKAVAPKLFAAAFHNNGQTCACLKRLYVHADMYDELCAELVALARAVKVGDGFDPASELGPIQNRMQLEKVEAIAADAHRAGGQFLCGGERLPGPGYFYAPTIVVGLDEGSRLVDEEPFGPILPVIKYSDVDEVIVRANRNSNGLGGSIWARDLVRAAALASRLECGTVWVNEHGAVQPDAPFGGIKQSGIGVEFGLHGLAEFTSIQTIKVMQD, from the coding sequence ATGTCAGAACTCCCTCTCTATTCCATGATTATCGACGGCAAGCCGGTGCTTGCCGCGACCACTTTCGACGTCATCAATCCGGCGAGCGGCGCAGCTTTCGCCCGCGTCGCCGCCGGCGATGCGACGCATGTCGATGCCGCCGTCGCCGCGGCCCGCGCCGCCTTTCCAGGCTGGGCCGCGCTGCCCGACGGCGAACGCAGCCGCCTGATCGGTGCCCTGGCCGAAGTGCTGCAGGCCAACATGCCGGAACTCATGCGCCTGGTGACACTCGAGACCGGCAAGCCGCAGGACGGGCTCAACCATGTCGGGGCCGGCATGGAAGTCGGCGGCGCCATCGCGTGGACGCAGGCGACGAGTCAGCTGGCCCTGCCGGTCGAGGTCGTCCAGGACAATGCCGAAGCGCGTGTCGAAGTGCACCGCAAGCCGCTCGGTGTGGTCGGCTCGATCACGCCCTGGAACTGGCCGCTGATGATCGCCATCTGGCACATCATGCCGGCCTTGCGCGCCGGCAACACGGTGGTGCTCAAGCCCTCCGAACTGACGCCGGTGACGACGGCGCGCTTCGTCGAGCTGGCCAACGCCGTCCTGCCGCCGGGCGTGCTCAACCTGGTCACCGGGGCGGCGGGCTCCGCGGTCGGGCCGGCGATGACGACGCATCCCGGCATAGAAAAGATTGTTTTTACCGGGTCGACCGCTACGGGCCGCAAGATCATGGGCAATGCCGCCGCCACCCTGAAACGGCTGACCCTTGAGCTGGGTGGCAACGATGCCGGTATCGTCCTGCCTGACGTCGATGTCAAGGCCGTGGCGCCGAAGCTGTTCGCCGCCGCCTTCCACAACAATGGCCAGACCTGCGCCTGCCTCAAGCGGCTCTATGTGCATGCCGATATGTACGACGAACTGTGCGCCGAGCTGGTCGCCCTGGCCCGCGCGGTCAAGGTCGGCGACGGTTTCGATCCGGCCAGCGAACTCGGCCCGATCCAGAACCGCATGCAGCTCGAGAAGGTAGAAGCCATCGCCGCAGATGCACACCGCGCGGGCGGACAGTTCCTGTGTGGTGGCGAGCGCCTGCCCGGTCCCGGCTATTTCTACGCGCCGACCATCGTCGTCGGTCTGGACGAAGGCAGCCGCCTGGTGGACGAGGAGCCGTTCGGGCCCATCCTGCCGGTGATCAAGTATTCCGATGTCGACGAAGTGATTGTGCGTGCCAACCGGAACTCCAACGGTTTGGGCGGGTCTATCTGGGCGCGCGATCTGGTCCGTGCCGCGGCGCTGGCTTCTCGCCTGGAGTGCGGCACGGTGTGGGTGAACGAGCACGGAGCCGTGCAACCGGATGCGCCGTTCGGCGGTATCAAGCAGTCGGGAATCGGCGTCGAGTTCGGCTTGCACGGCCTGGCGGAATTCACCTCGATCCAGACAATCAAGGTGATGCAGGACTAG
- a CDS encoding helix-turn-helix domain-containing protein: MTDSAGVRLVSRETSRAVDCYATSEAWQGFLDTAFPNIQVDDIASRAFRANVLRMDVNDVSLSLISTQKHSVERTLGCVSRGHADYAKLMWSLNGELHIAQDRRRATLTPGLLSICDTARPYRIEVPDNAEFLVMSLPYAKLSGWLKMSEGMTGRPLSGLAFDASLASLITLIQKADVSQINDCETVLASVNEMIAAALARCAMALSGTKSRDQQKFVTAMHLIRQHVLDHELSPDFLANKLHMSKRSLYLLFQENHSSPATAISDARFERVLQMLRDPSLDQQTISRAAIDCGFGNLQAFSKAFRKRYGASPREWRSRSKLAVH, from the coding sequence ATGACCGATTCTGCGGGCGTCCGGCTGGTTTCGCGCGAGACTTCGCGCGCTGTCGATTGTTACGCGACGAGCGAGGCCTGGCAGGGTTTCCTCGATACCGCCTTCCCCAATATCCAGGTTGACGACATCGCGTCCCGGGCCTTCCGCGCCAACGTGCTGCGCATGGATGTGAATGACGTGTCGCTGTCCCTGATCTCCACCCAGAAACACAGCGTCGAGCGCACGCTGGGCTGCGTCTCGCGCGGCCATGCCGACTACGCCAAGCTGATGTGGTCGCTCAATGGCGAGTTGCACATCGCGCAGGACCGCCGCCGCGCGACCCTGACGCCGGGCCTGCTCAGCATCTGCGACACGGCGCGCCCGTATCGCATCGAAGTACCGGACAATGCCGAGTTTCTCGTCATGAGCCTGCCCTACGCGAAACTTTCGGGCTGGTTGAAGATGAGCGAGGGGATGACCGGTCGACCCTTGTCCGGGCTCGCTTTTGACGCCTCGCTGGCGTCGCTGATCACTCTCATCCAGAAGGCCGATGTCAGCCAGATCAACGATTGCGAGACGGTGCTCGCGTCGGTCAACGAAATGATCGCCGCCGCCCTGGCGCGTTGCGCGATGGCGCTTTCCGGCACGAAGAGCCGCGATCAGCAGAAATTCGTCACGGCCATGCACCTGATCCGCCAACATGTGCTCGATCACGAGCTGTCGCCCGATTTCCTGGCCAACAAGCTGCACATGTCGAAACGCTCGCTGTACCTGCTCTTCCAGGAAAACCACAGCTCGCCCGCAACCGCGATCAGCGATGCCCGCTTCGAGCGTGTCCTGCAAATGCTGCGCGATCCTTCGCTCGACCAGCAGACCATTTCGCGGGCCGCCATCGATTGCGGTTTCGGTAACCTGCAGGCTTTCAGCAAGGCATTCCGCAAGCGCTACGGCGCGTCGCCGCGCGAATGGAGAAGTCGCAGCAAGTTGGCTGTGCACTGA
- a CDS encoding transporter gives MLNKLKISVLLGLLGLVTMPAFAATAPDPGDYTGLPAGTDLALLYYNHVTADNLYQGGKKVSSDLGLTADIGIARFVHFTKWGDYLVDPQIVVPFGSQKVDLTGGKTSGLGDVIFGGTLWTKADLANGEHLGWSVFVTAPTGDDKNKGFAVSDNRWKVELAAGYIKRIAPKWSVDLIPQVEFYDDDRKTGTKRDPMFRGFAHLRYHLSDAAHVAISYRHALGAKETLNGTQVAKAMNDNAVLLTGAMFLDKNWRVQLQVAQDLNVENGPKTTTLAAQLLFAY, from the coding sequence ATGCTCAATAAATTGAAAATTTCCGTTCTTCTCGGCCTCCTGGGTCTTGTCACGATGCCGGCTTTTGCCGCGACGGCGCCGGATCCGGGCGATTACACCGGCTTGCCGGCCGGCACCGACCTCGCCCTGCTCTATTACAACCATGTCACTGCCGACAATCTTTATCAGGGCGGCAAGAAGGTCTCGTCCGACCTTGGCTTGACGGCGGACATCGGTATCGCGCGTTTCGTGCATTTCACCAAGTGGGGCGATTACCTGGTCGATCCGCAGATCGTCGTTCCCTTCGGCAGCCAGAAGGTTGATCTGACCGGCGGCAAGACTTCCGGCCTGGGCGACGTGATTTTCGGCGGCACCTTGTGGACCAAGGCCGATCTGGCCAACGGTGAACACCTCGGTTGGTCGGTTTTTGTCACGGCGCCGACCGGTGACGACAAGAACAAGGGCTTCGCAGTCAGCGACAATCGCTGGAAGGTCGAGCTGGCGGCCGGTTACATCAAGCGGATCGCGCCGAAATGGTCGGTCGACCTGATTCCGCAGGTCGAGTTCTACGACGACGACCGCAAGACCGGCACCAAGCGCGACCCGATGTTCCGCGGCTTCGCCCACTTGCGCTACCACCTGTCGGATGCGGCGCACGTTGCGATTTCCTACCGGCACGCGCTGGGCGCCAAGGAGACCCTGAACGGCACCCAGGTCGCCAAGGCGATGAACGACAACGCGGTGCTGCTGACCGGCGCGATGTTCCTCGACAAGAATTGGCGCGTCCAGCTCCAGGTTGCCCAGGACCTCAATGTCGAAAACGGGCCGAAGACGACGACCCTGGCCGCGCAGCTGTTGTTCGCTTATTAA